In Entelurus aequoreus isolate RoL-2023_Sb linkage group LG12, RoL_Eaeq_v1.1, whole genome shotgun sequence, the DNA window TGTGTAATGCTCTCACCGCTGTCGAGCATGCTCAGTTtgctctctcctctctctctccgcCTCCCTCAACTGTCCTTGCAGCTGCTCCAGCTTGCACTGAGCCTCCTGGTGGCTACGCCGCTCCACTGCAAGTGCCGCCTCCGgacaaacaaatggaaacaagCGTGTGTGCATGTGCAAGAAagcatgtctattcatgtgtgtgtgcgtgtttgtgctcACCTCCATGTCTTTTTCTCGCTCCTTCTGTAGCACCACCATCCTCCTCTCCCCAACCTCCAGCGCCTCCTCCTGACACTGGAGACGACATCAGCCACATTCAAACCTGTCATACAGTTTGCGTGTATGTGTGCGGGCAGGCGTCTGTGACCTGCAGGAGGCGATGCAGTCGTTCACTCTCTAAAGTCAAGCTGTCAATCAACGCGTCACGCTCGTCTACTTCCTGTTGCAAAGCATGCTGGTCCTCCTTCCTGGCATGCTGAGTCATGTCCAGAACCTTCTGCAGCTCCCGGACAGTCTGCTTTATCGCTGCAGCATGatctgcacacacacaaacacacaagtacAGTTACAAGGTGGTAGGTAGCATCCACTAAAATGTATGTTTGTAATGCTGGGATGTTACTGATGACACGTCCGCCTCACGTCCCACCCAATGAATACGCGTGGTGGTCAAACTTGCTCTGTTTTCAATGGTTACTAGGCGCCATTgaacctttctcgaagaaaaaatgccctatgcttctgttgttttcggctgtacaaacCGTTCAAATCTTGAAAAGGATAAATGTTTCtttagagttcctcgagaggtcatCAAAAAATGTAGAAAAGTGAAAGATTTTAATAAACCGCAACGAGAAAAGCTGCTCACAATCTAGTCCAAATGAGCAGTTGAAAAATGCATGCGTTTGCCGTGATCACTTTGtttaaggtttgtttgatatacttttaacgtttattatttcccattttcaTATtagttgtatttcttaaacacatgtttgctacgagtgtttcgaaaagcaccaactcggcgagtctataTAAAAGGCAAATGTCAGAAAAAcctaagagttaagcttttaccaaaatcaaaaatcataaatgaagctttcagcacatacacagtgttgacatctacagttatattttgatgaagaAGGGGAAAAGCACGTTACAcgtaaacggcgcgtgcaacagcaacaaacattgcAGTAGAtgcgaagttaaatcatgaaatgcaaccttacccgagcaaaaacaatgcatatttatatgggagagtcttgataacaatttccttgacccagccacacacaaataagttgtagacctccatgcttttccaagtttacatctgttttgtcatgtaaaatAGTGACTGGAGCAAGATAGTTTGATATGTGTGGAAACGCCACAGagagataatccttgatatcactcaacAAATTTTTTTGGGATAAAGTTTAGGGATCTATtacattgcatagttagatttttgtaCTTGTatatgctttttgcaggaagatttaagcctcttttgtactcagatagttcagGCGCTGCtagctgtacaacagccatcttagcttggttgaccaccactggttttctcTTCCAAGAAGAAGTCACGTGTCAGAATACAAGCAATTGGCTACCTGTGAGTGTTGTGTTAGCATGACGTGCTTGTTGAGTGTCTCTCTGGCTGACCACCAGCTGGTACTGAAGTTCTGTTCTTTGGGCTTCACCTCGCTCCACTGAGGACCTGAGCCGGGCTAGTTCCGCCTCCAGCGTGCACAGctacaacacacaaaaacacaaatatgatAAAGACTAGTGTCGCTAGCAAGGACAAGCTCGTTGTCTTTCCACCTGCTGGTTGTATGCGGATGTCATTTCCAGCTTTTCTTTCTCCAGCTGATggattctcctcctccttctcccagTCTGCTGGATGCCACTTGACTTCCGCCTTGCCTGGGATGCCCCCCTTCCTCCAGCATCGCTGCTGTCACTCGTGTCTCCTCCTGGCTGCGGGGGTGTATCTACCTTGCTCCTGCTAGTTGGCAAACATTTAGCACATGTCCACTATGTCTTCCTCCTTTGACATTTATTTTAAGATGAAACCTCTTGCAGCATGCCGTTGTCCTAGTCTCCACTGCGTCGCCCCTCTCAAGGCTGGGTGGTCTTTGCTCCAGTGGGTTATTCTTCATGGTTCCCTACCGGCTTGTTCTTTGTTATTATAAAAAGATAAAAACACACAGTTGTTATTTGGTTGCCACGGAAGCAGTCAGCAACACAAATCTACCGGCCATGTTCACTGTACATTATAGTCTTTTTGAGTAACGCTcttacttaaacattttagaacaCGATAAGAGGACGTTTTTGCGCCGATCatggagttttttttaattcacactATAAAAACATATTATCTCAGCGCGGGTGTCAAGTCTTACAGAAGAACCCTCCTCTTTGGCTTAACAAGTTTATTTTAATCACtgataaaaaaatcaacattacAACTGTGTGGGGTTTTATCGTTAAAACAACACAAATTCTCTCTGAAAATAtcatttgttttatgtttttacttACTGATGAAGACGAAATCTAGCCGTTTGAATCAGACGCCATCTTTAGGTGTCTTACGTCATTTCCGTATCGAGCTTTGATTGGCTGTCCGCTTTCTTCTGATCATTTTAtaatcttttttccatttttcaaagTGCCATAATGTATTTAACTAAAACAATGCTTTTTttgcacaaaataaaatacatatctaCTTAAATTAGTTAAGTGACTGGTAGGATGTTTGCAAACCACTTAGCCAATGAAATATGTTGAGCCCGCCCACCTACTATTAGGGTCACTTTGGCAGATGGTGCGGTGACAATAAACCATTTTAATAGTTTCaatatttaaaattattaatgaatcttaaatatgtaaaaaaaaaaaatacatgaatcGAGATTTGAATGTTTTGTGAACAGAGTAAAATTACAACATCtgaattattttgtattttatttacaaaaatgaaACACTGACTTTTCACTCACGTTTGTTTGACCGACAAATGTAAAAATGAAAAAGCAATACTacaaaacatgtcaaaacaatgTCACATATGTACaagcaatattattattattactgttagaGGAAGAAGGCAAAATGCTGAAGAGACAATGGCATGTGCAAAATATCTCTTCATGTCTGTCCGTCACAATGTTCATCTGTTTCAATGACAACAAGAGCACAGTTACAAGCTGATGGCTGACACCGCCACGCAAGagtcaaaaagacaaaaagctTCGAGTGTGTGACCTTCACGACAACATCAAGACAGAAAGATGAACAGAGGATCACTTTCAGCACCAGAATAACAACCAAAACACAACTGCAATAGTCAGAGTATCACTTTCTTTTGTTTTGCATGAGTTTATCCTCATTGTCTTAGAATTGACATTTGACCGGCTTGCAGAAAAAGGTAATACTTTAAGATGTGATTGTTTCAAATGTAAtttcattatccatccatccatccattttctactgcttgtccctttcggggtcgctggagcctatctcagctgcattcgggtggaaggtggCGTACACCCACTACAAAATGTAATTTGGAATTTAGGAtgtcattatttaaaatgtaatgcctttttttaaaattaaattattagtCATTATTTCCAATCATTATATCcaatttaatgttattatttttaatttataacGCCATTATCACAAAACTAAAGTATATGTTACTTGTGAGCCATTTTGGAAAGCTTTGATAGATGTAATGAGCTAAACTAACACAGTTGCAAgtaacactcgcacacacaccagCGGGTTGTCATAGTCCAAGTAAAACTGAAGTACTGCATGTAGTACTTTAGTTTTAAAGTAGGGAGTTCTGTCATGTCATGTGACGTTTCTGGGAAGTCAACAGATTTGCCTGATGTGTGTAAGACAGACAAGCGTCAAAGCAGGCCTTCGCCGCCTAGAGGGGAGGTTTGGTGTAGCCGAAAAGTCCAACAGGAAAGTATTTGACGTGAGTGGGCCACTGGGCAGCCAGCTGGAAGAACTTGATGTCGTTCCACTCGACACCGTCGATGGACACTGGGGGGCAACAGAAGCGGCCTCAGATAGGGAGCAGTGAAGAGTGATTAAGATGGAGGCCAAGACATCGCGCTTACCTTTCAGGATGGTCTGCTGCTGCTTGGCCGAGCAGATGAGACGACTTATGCCTTCGATCACCTGACTCTTAGAGTCCACTTCCTTCTCTCTGGGCTTCTTTCCCAAGAAGATGGTCGGCACTGCCAAAAGAAGCCACTGTACTAGAACATTCTAGAAAACGACAAAAACTTACGACTTGTGCTCACCTTTTTTATTCTTTTCCTTCGTGACCACCGTCATGGCCATGGTGCTGACGTGAACGCCATGAAGCTCGCTGCTGCCCCCGGCTGGGAGCCTACTGACCTGCAGCGAGCGGAATGCGCTCTTCAGCGTATTTTTGCACGCCGTGTCGCGGCGCTCGCCTTCCCGCCTCTTCTCCGCCAGCGACGCCAGCCAGTAGTCCACCTGCAGGCCGATTGCGTCCACGCCGTGAGACATGCCAGGACTCCTGGGAGCGAGCGGCCGGCTAGCACGTTAGCACGGTAACCTAATGACAGGTGTGCACATAAGGCAGGTTCGCACCTACCCTTGCACTGTGACGCTACCCATAGAAGGGGATGAAGGGGGCGTGGCCACCTCTTTGATCACTCCTGTAGGGGAGCCGTGGGAGGGAGGGGATGTGGAGGGGACGGCCAAACTCACGGCTACACCCCCCTCTTCTGCATCGCCTTTAAGGTTATGGTATATTTTAAGGTTATGCAAGGTTATGATGTCACCATAATGCCGCTACCGGCGTGTTTGGGCATGCTTACCCGCCAGCGTGGGACCAGATTCGATCACGCCCACCTTCACAAcctacaaaacaggaagtgatgtcagtcAAACAATCAAAGGTTTGCCTTCAAAAGACAAGCAATCTCTTACTCCAATAAAAGGAATGAACTTCTGGTAGGACTCCTCCTCTCTCCTACAGAGATATGTCAGCTGTTACTGAGCGCACAGAAAGTGGCGTGCGGTTGGCAGAGGCGTTACTCACGTCTTGTGTTTACACGTCAGCATGGCCTCGCCGATGGGAAGTTGGTGCGTGACCGCGGCGCCGCTTATGTACTGAGTGATTCGTCCTGCCACGTCCAGTTGTTCTGCACAGCATAGACAAACACCAAAGTCACAACGATGCTTCTGACGGCACCCTATGACATCATCACCATCGGTGATACCTGCTGGAGGAGGCTCAGAGCGGCTAAAGACATCTCGCCAGGCGCTGTCCAAGAAGGAGGAGCTGTAGCGGTTGTCCAGGGCACCGAGATGCTTGGCTATGGGATGGGAGCCTGAAGAGGGAACACAATCAGCTGTGATGGGCGGGGCTTGTCAAACAGCAGCGATCCGGCTTACCCAGAGGAACCACCAGAAAGCGCATATGGCCAAGCCAGTCGGACGTCTTGTTAGCTAGCTGCGTGACAAAGAACTGCAAGATGGCGGCCAGGTAACTCTGGCTGCCCACCGCAGTCACCTTCACGACACGGGGCATGGACGCGTTACAGTTGCAGCTGCCAATTAAACGACACCAACACGCTTTTATTGCGAAGACAGGAAGCAGAGATGCAGCTGCCAATCAAATGACACCAACATGCTTTTATTATGAAGACAGGAAGCAGAGATCCAGCTCCCAATCAGAAGAGATGaacacacttttattattatgAAATTATGAAGAAGAGGAGTACTCACAACTTCTGGATGCGCATGAGAATGGCCGACAGGACCGCCTGGATTTCAGCCGACGAGCACGTGCACACCACTGGCTGTTTGTGCACTTGCAGCTGCTCCAGCACGtactgcacacacgcacacagtcaGTGAAGAAGGAGAGTGGAGATGCGGTGGTGGGACACGCCTACCTGTCCCTGCCAGTCGCCTCCGTTGACCAGGATGAGGCTCTCCGGGAGGGCGGAGTCAGCCAACAAAATGTGGTTGAGCTGGTCATACATGGCCTTCCTTAGGACCtacgcacgcacacaaacaaacatgAAAAAAGGGCGCTTACGAGCAAGCCAGAATCGAGCCACCGTGTTTACCGGCGTGCCATGTGCCAGCTCAGGTGACCTCTCAGAGTCTGAGCTATTGGTGCGCTCGCTCAAAGGTTTGGACAGCTGGCGTTCCTTCATGGGGGTGCTGCTGCGCTTCTGCTTTGATGGGGTGTGGCCTCCATCCAACCTGCAACAGCGAAGCAATAAGGACGCATGACAACGCTATCCAATCACAAACACGGCGGCTATTGGGTTACCTTGGCGTTAACACTGTCTGGCTGTCACTTTTGCCACTCTTGATGGGTGTACGGATACTCTCGGCAACAGACACCGTGATGCAGGGGCCTGAGTCGGGGAGCAACTCCTGATCCGTGACCTCCTGCGACGTGCACATGCACACACGCAAGAGTGAAACCCCCGCAAAAATGCGGACGTGCACGCAGACTCAAAAGGATGTTTGTACCGGTGGCTCGCTCTCCGACAGCGCTTCCTCCAGGTTGCGGCTGCGGGAAGTTTTCATCCTGTCTGGGGGAGGCGGCTCCCCTTGCTGGCAGGAAGTGCATGTCAGACAACACACACAACAAACTATGTCCCCCCCGTCGAGACTTACCAGACTCGACGTGTCTCGGCCCAAACTGCCTTTGCTGTTCAGACTTCCGATCTCCGTTTGTGAGCTGGACTGGGACATTCCCTCAAAGAAAGGcctggatggatggaaaagcaaGAATGGACAACTATGATTGACAAACGGTAGTGTCCAGAAGGGGGAGCCCATACCTGAGTTTGGGTTTGGGAGTGCTCAGGATGCTGTCGGTCTCATCCATGTCGGGACCGCTGTCACTCTGGTTGAACATCCCTAGGCTGTCATACAGCTCGTCCAGGTCCTCTTCCACCTCTTGGATTTGCTCCCTGGACACGTGCTCCAGACCAAAGCCCACCTGGATGCCACGTGGGGGAAACGGATGAGCCAGAGGCCACGCCCCTTTACAAAGGGTAAAAGTGTTGTACCTCATCGGGGACTTTGAACCTCTTGAGCAGCGCCACAAACTTTTGCTTTATGTTAGGTTGCTGCAAGCCAACATGACGGTGGTGTGAGAACGTGCACACTGTACACATATCAAGTGAGCGGGAGAACTGCCTCTCACCCTGCTGATGGCGGCGTTGGACGGCAGCTTGCGCCTTGGTTTCTTCTTCCTCACCTCGTCGTCTTCGTCATACAGGTACTGCGCAGGAGGAGGCACGTGACTAGAAGCTAACAGATGCTAACAGCTGAGCAAGGAAGCTAGCTCCAGACCAACAGGCAGTGCCAGTGAGGATAAAAACAATGTAGCATCAACATGGAGACTAAAAAGCTCCGCCTACTTGTCCGTGGACGGGGTCATCGCTGCCCTCCTGCTCAGACGAGtagctctcctcctcctcctcggaaTAGTTGTCCATGTCTGGAGATCGATCTGAAAGGaagagggtgatgggtcaattgGGTCAAAGTGGACGATGAGGACAGAAGCCGTACCTGACATCTTGGCTTTCGGACCCTCGTGGTCTATGGGCTGGCTTGATAGCGAGTAGACGCGCATCTCGGCCACAGGCAGCGAGGCATCCTTCAGCTGGCTGTGTAGGCCCAAAACCTGAGCGCCCTCGCTGGGGTGCTGCATCACCTGCGGAGGAGATGGGTATGTGGTCATGTGATCAAACCAGCGTTAGCGGTGGCGTACCTCAGCCATGTTGATGAGGCCCAGAGCGAGCGTCTTGTAGCCGAGGATGGTCCGGTTCTTGTAGCGTTTGCGGCGCTGCAGCATGATCTGCA includes these proteins:
- the LOC133661915 gene encoding phosphofurin acidic cluster sorting protein 1-like, with product MLPLLRAHRPYTASRTSSCCCRNVHALVQPPGGVLVSRPISASSSRRENAGSRTCCCLVAISPLLRKQEHNQEASLLYAVRFSAFRMERGGLPRATVVPSPHGQLSKPVSISSNRPVHMNLFATWEVDRSSPSCVPRLFNLTLKKLIMLKELDKDLTSVVIAVKLQGSKRILRSNEIILASAGLTETDLQLTFSLQYPHFLKRDANKLQIMLQRRKRYKNRTILGYKTLALGLINMAEVMQHPSEGAQVLGLHSQLKDASLPVAEMRVYSLSSQPIDHEGPKAKMSDRSPDMDNYSEEEEESYSSEQEGSDDPVHGQYLYDEDDEVRKKKPRRKLPSNAAISRQPNIKQKFVALLKRFKVPDEVGFGLEHVSREQIQEVEEDLDELYDSLGMFNQSDSGPDMDETDSILSTPKPKLRPFFEGMSQSSSQTEIGSLNSKGSLGRDTSSLQGEPPPPDRMKTSRSRNLEEALSESEPPEVTDQELLPDSGPCITVSVAESIRTPIKSGKSDSQTVLTPRLDGGHTPSKQKRSSTPMKERQLSKPLSERTNSSDSERSPELAHGTPVLRKAMYDQLNHILLADSALPESLILVNGGDWQGQYVLEQLQVHKQPVVCTCSSAEIQAVLSAILMRIQKFCNCNASMPRVVKVTAVGSQSYLAAILQFFVTQLANKTSDWLGHMRFLVVPLGSHPIAKHLGALDNRYSSSFLDSAWRDVFSRSEPPPAEQLDVAGRITQYISGAAVTHQLPIGEAMLTCKHKTREEESYQKFIPFIGVVKVGVIESGPTLAGDAEEGGVAVSLAVPSTSPPSHGSPTGVIKEVATPPSSPSMGSVTVQGSPGMSHGVDAIGLQVDYWLASLAEKRREGERRDTACKNTLKSAFRSLQVSRLPAGGSSELHGVHVSTMAMTVVTKEKNKKVPTIFLGKKPREKEVDSKSQVIEGISRLICSAKQQQTILKVSIDGVEWNDIKFFQLAAQWPTHVKYFPVGLFGYTKPPL